The Anas acuta chromosome 2, bAnaAcu1.1, whole genome shotgun sequence genome contains a region encoding:
- the KRIT1 gene encoding krev interaction trapped protein 1 isoform X1 — translation MGNPENIGDAYVAVIRPKNTASLNSREYRAKSYEILLLEVPIEGQKKKRKKVLLETKLQGSTEITQCILDYVLEATKPISPANQGIKGKRVVLMKKFPLDGEKTGQEASLYIVPTVVKDNTKYAYSPGCPVFYCLQDIMRVCSESSTHFATLTARMLIALDKWLDERHTQSHSIPALFRPSPLERIKTNVINPAYAIEPGQTESSLHMGYTALEIKSKMLALEKADMCIYNPLFGSDLQYTNRVDKVVINPYFGLGAPDYSKIQIPKREKWQRSMSSVTEDKEHQWVDDFPLHRSACEGDSDLLSHLLDKKFSVNQLDSDHWAPIHYACWYGKVEATRMLLEKGKCNPNLLNGQLSSPLHFAAGGGHAEIVQILLNHPEIDRHITDQQGRSPLNVCEENKQNEWEETAKLLKEAINKPYEKARIYRMDGSYRSVELKHGNNTTVQQIMEGMRLSQETQQYFTIWICSENLSLQLKPYHKPLQHIRDWPEIFTELTNLDPQRETSQLFLRRDVRLPLEIEKKIEDPLAILILFDEARYNLLKGFYTSPDAKLITLASLLLQIVYGNYESKKHKQGFLNEENLKSIVPITKLKSKAPHWTNRILHEYKNLSTSEGVSKEMHHLQRMFLQNCWEIPTYGAAFFTGQIFTKASSSSHKVIKVYVGVNVKGLHLLNMETKALLLSLKYGCFMWQLGDGDTCFQIHSLENKMSFIVHTKQAGLVVKLLMKLNGQLMPSERNE, via the exons ATGGGAAACCCAGAAAACATTGGAGATGCCTATGTTGCTGTGATTCGTCCAAAAAATACTGCTAGCCTGAATTCTCGGGAATATCGAGCTAAATCCTATGAA ATTTTGCTGCTCGAAGTTCCCATTGaaggtcaaaagaaaaaaagaaagaaagttttgcTGGAAACTAAACTGCAGGGAAGCACTGAGATAACCCAGTGCATCTTGGATTATGTATTAGAAGCCACCAAACCAATATCACCAGCCAATCAGGGTATTAAAG GGAAGCGTGTAGTGTTAATGAAGAAGTTTCCTCTTGATGGAGAGAAGACAGGCCAGGAGGCATCACTTTACATCGTTCCAACCGTTGTGAAAG ATAATACAAAATATGCATACAGTCCGGGATGTCCCGTGTTCTACTGTTTACAAGACATCATGAGGGTCTGCAGTGAATCCAGCACCCACTTTGCTACACTTACTGCAAGAATGTTAATTGCCTTGGACAA GTGGCTGGATGAACGGCATACCCAGTCTCATTCCATCCCAGCTTTATTCAGACCATCTCCTCTTgagagaattaaaacaaatgtaataaACCCTGCCTATGCTATAGAACCTGGTCAAACAGAGAGCTCGTTACACATGGGTTATACTGCCTTGGAAATAAAGAGTAAAATGCTGGCACTGGAGAAAGCAGATATGTGTATCTATAATCCCTTGTTTGGGTCTGACCTTCAATATACCAATAGG GTTGACAAAGTGGTAATAAATCCATACTTTGGCCTTGGAGCCCCAGACTATTCAAAAATTCAGATTCctaaaagagaaaagtggcAACGTAGCATGAGCAGTGTCACAGAGGACAA GGAACACCAGTGGGTAGATGATTTCCCTCTTCATCGGAGTGCTTGTGAAGGCGATTCTGATTTACTAAGCCACCTTCTGGACAAAAAGTTTTCTGTTAATCAGTTAGACAGTGACCACTGGGCACCTATCCATTATGCATGCTG GTATGGAAAAGTTGAAGCCACTCGGATGCTGTTAGAGAAAGGGAAATGCAATCCAAACCTTTTGAATGGCCAGCTTAGCTCTCCTCTGCAttttgctgctggaggtgggcaTGCTGAAATAGTACAAATTTTACTGAATCATCCAGAAATTGACAGA CACATTACTGATCAACAAGGAAGGTCTCCACTGAATGTCTGTgaagagaacaaacaaaacgAATGGGAAGAAACTGCAAAACTGCTGAAGGAAGCCATAAATAAACct TATGAAAAGGCGCGGATTTATCGTATGGATGGGTCATACCGCTCTGTTGAGCTGAAACATGGAAACAATACCACTGTACAGCAGATAATGGAAGGGATGCGTTTGTCTCAAGAAACTCAGCAATACTTCACTATCTGGATCTGTTCTGAGAATCTCA GCCTCCAACTGAAGCCATATCACAAGCCTTTGCAGCATATTCGAGACTGGCCTGAAATATTCACTGAACTGACAAATCTGGATCCTCAGAGGGAAACTTCACAGCTTTTCCTGAGAAGAGATGTGAGACTTCCactggaaatagaaaaaaag attgAGGATCCATTAGctattcttattctttttgaTGAAGCCAGATATAACTTACTGAAAGGTTTCTATACATCACCTGATGCCAAACTAATCACACTGGCAAGTCTGCTCCTACAAATAGTCTATGGAAATTATGAGAGCAAGAAACATAAACAGGGCTTTCTGAA tgAAGAAAATCTTAAATCCATAGTGCCAATCACTAAACTGAAGAGTAAAGCTCCTCACTGGACAAACAGGATACTTCATGAATACAAG AACCTCAGCACCAGTGAAGGTGTAAGTAAAGAGATGCATCACCTTCAGCGCATGTTTTTGCAGAACTGCTGGGAAATTCCTACTTATGGAGCAGCTTTTTTCACCGGCCAGATATTCACCAAAGCAAGTTCAAGTAGCCATAAAGTCATCAAAGTGTACGTAGGAGTCAATGTGAAAGGGCTGCATCTCCTCAACATGGAAACAAAG GCTTTACTCCTCAGCCTAAAGTATGGCTGCTTTATGTGGCAGTTGGGAGATGGTGATACATGTTTTCAAATACAcagtctggaaaacaaaatgagctTTATTGTGCATACCAAACAG GCAGGTCTCGTCGTAAAACTTCTGATGAAATTAAATGGCCAGTTAATGCCAAGTGAAAGAAATGAATGA
- the KRIT1 gene encoding krev interaction trapped protein 1 isoform X2 has product MGNPENIGDAYVAVIRPKNTASLNSREYRAKSYEILLLEVPIEGQKKKRKKVLLETKLQGSTEITQCILDYVLEATKPISPANQGIKGKRVVLMKKFPLDGEKTGQEASLYIVPTVVKDNTKYAYSPGCPVFYCLQDIMRVCSESSTHFATLTARMLIALDKWLDERHTQSHSIPALFRPSPLERIKTNVINPAYAIEPGQTESSLHMGYTALEIKSKMLALEKADMCIYNPLFGSDLQYTNRVDKVVINPYFGLGAPDYSKIQIPKREKWQRSMSSVTEDKEHQWVDDFPLHRSACEGDSDLLSHLLDKKFSVNQLDSDHWAPIHYACWYGKVEATRMLLEKGKCNPNLLNGQLSSPLHFAAGGGHAEIVQILLNHPEIDRHITDQQGRSPLNVCEENKQNEWEETAKLLKEAINKPYEKARIYRMDGSYRSVELKHGNNTTVQQIMEGMRLSQETQQYFTIWICSENLSLQLKPYHKPLQHIRDWPEIFTELTNLDPQRETSQLFLRRDVRLPLEIEKKIEDPLAILILFDEARYNLLKGFYTSPDAKLITLASLLLQIVYGNYESKKHKQGFLNEENLKSIVPITKLKSKAPHWTNRILHEYKNLSTSEGVSKEMHHLQRMFLQNCWEIPTYGAAFFTGQIFTKASSSSHKVIKVYVGVNVKGLHLLNMETKSLFTSDLTVKISKILKSSKGTTNRKPRIFLLDYFISYN; this is encoded by the exons ATGGGAAACCCAGAAAACATTGGAGATGCCTATGTTGCTGTGATTCGTCCAAAAAATACTGCTAGCCTGAATTCTCGGGAATATCGAGCTAAATCCTATGAA ATTTTGCTGCTCGAAGTTCCCATTGaaggtcaaaagaaaaaaagaaagaaagttttgcTGGAAACTAAACTGCAGGGAAGCACTGAGATAACCCAGTGCATCTTGGATTATGTATTAGAAGCCACCAAACCAATATCACCAGCCAATCAGGGTATTAAAG GGAAGCGTGTAGTGTTAATGAAGAAGTTTCCTCTTGATGGAGAGAAGACAGGCCAGGAGGCATCACTTTACATCGTTCCAACCGTTGTGAAAG ATAATACAAAATATGCATACAGTCCGGGATGTCCCGTGTTCTACTGTTTACAAGACATCATGAGGGTCTGCAGTGAATCCAGCACCCACTTTGCTACACTTACTGCAAGAATGTTAATTGCCTTGGACAA GTGGCTGGATGAACGGCATACCCAGTCTCATTCCATCCCAGCTTTATTCAGACCATCTCCTCTTgagagaattaaaacaaatgtaataaACCCTGCCTATGCTATAGAACCTGGTCAAACAGAGAGCTCGTTACACATGGGTTATACTGCCTTGGAAATAAAGAGTAAAATGCTGGCACTGGAGAAAGCAGATATGTGTATCTATAATCCCTTGTTTGGGTCTGACCTTCAATATACCAATAGG GTTGACAAAGTGGTAATAAATCCATACTTTGGCCTTGGAGCCCCAGACTATTCAAAAATTCAGATTCctaaaagagaaaagtggcAACGTAGCATGAGCAGTGTCACAGAGGACAA GGAACACCAGTGGGTAGATGATTTCCCTCTTCATCGGAGTGCTTGTGAAGGCGATTCTGATTTACTAAGCCACCTTCTGGACAAAAAGTTTTCTGTTAATCAGTTAGACAGTGACCACTGGGCACCTATCCATTATGCATGCTG GTATGGAAAAGTTGAAGCCACTCGGATGCTGTTAGAGAAAGGGAAATGCAATCCAAACCTTTTGAATGGCCAGCTTAGCTCTCCTCTGCAttttgctgctggaggtgggcaTGCTGAAATAGTACAAATTTTACTGAATCATCCAGAAATTGACAGA CACATTACTGATCAACAAGGAAGGTCTCCACTGAATGTCTGTgaagagaacaaacaaaacgAATGGGAAGAAACTGCAAAACTGCTGAAGGAAGCCATAAATAAACct TATGAAAAGGCGCGGATTTATCGTATGGATGGGTCATACCGCTCTGTTGAGCTGAAACATGGAAACAATACCACTGTACAGCAGATAATGGAAGGGATGCGTTTGTCTCAAGAAACTCAGCAATACTTCACTATCTGGATCTGTTCTGAGAATCTCA GCCTCCAACTGAAGCCATATCACAAGCCTTTGCAGCATATTCGAGACTGGCCTGAAATATTCACTGAACTGACAAATCTGGATCCTCAGAGGGAAACTTCACAGCTTTTCCTGAGAAGAGATGTGAGACTTCCactggaaatagaaaaaaag attgAGGATCCATTAGctattcttattctttttgaTGAAGCCAGATATAACTTACTGAAAGGTTTCTATACATCACCTGATGCCAAACTAATCACACTGGCAAGTCTGCTCCTACAAATAGTCTATGGAAATTATGAGAGCAAGAAACATAAACAGGGCTTTCTGAA tgAAGAAAATCTTAAATCCATAGTGCCAATCACTAAACTGAAGAGTAAAGCTCCTCACTGGACAAACAGGATACTTCATGAATACAAG AACCTCAGCACCAGTGAAGGTGTAAGTAAAGAGATGCATCACCTTCAGCGCATGTTTTTGCAGAACTGCTGGGAAATTCCTACTTATGGAGCAGCTTTTTTCACCGGCCAGATATTCACCAAAGCAAGTTCAAGTAGCCATAAAGTCATCAAAGTGTACGTAGGAGTCAATGTGAAAGGGCTGCATCTCCTCAACATGGAAACAAAG tctCTTTTCACATCCGACTTGACTGTGAAGATTTCCAAGATTTTGAAGTCTTCAAAAGGCACTACTAATAGAAAGCCTCGTATTTTTCTACTTGACTACTTTATAAGCTACAACTAG